From a region of the Phycisphaerae bacterium genome:
- a CDS encoding RluA family pseudouridine synthase, which yields MSARPPTRALTLLHVDHELVAIDKPPRMLAAPGRGPEPCAVDVLRARPELQDNPAVRIVHRLDQDASGVLLYARTLEAQRHLVRQFVERRVHKAYLALVGGVVPADGEIDLPLAFDRRRNRVRVSSGAGKHALTRYRVVQRLAGHTLLECQPVTGRLHQIRAHLAAIGHPLAVDPLYGGGQSLLLSHYKIDYRPNRRRPEHPLIARLTLHAARITFEHPATGQPLTLAAPWPKDLRAAVTQLSRLL from the coding sequence ATGTCGGCGCGCCCGCCCACCCGCGCTCTGACCTTGCTCCATGTCGACCACGAATTAGTCGCCATCGACAAGCCGCCGCGCATGCTGGCCGCTCCGGGTCGCGGCCCCGAGCCGTGCGCGGTCGACGTGCTCCGGGCCCGGCCCGAACTGCAGGACAATCCCGCCGTGCGCATCGTGCACCGCCTCGACCAGGACGCCAGCGGCGTGCTCCTCTACGCGCGCACCCTCGAGGCCCAGCGCCACCTGGTGCGGCAGTTTGTCGAGCGCCGCGTGCACAAGGCCTACCTCGCGCTCGTCGGCGGCGTCGTTCCCGCTGACGGCGAAATCGATCTGCCGCTCGCCTTCGACCGCCGGCGCAACCGCGTGCGCGTCTCGAGCGGCGCCGGCAAGCACGCCTTGACGCGCTATCGCGTCGTCCAGCGCCTGGCCGGGCACACGCTGCTCGAATGCCAGCCGGTCACGGGCCGCCTGCATCAGATCCGCGCGCATCTCGCGGCCATCGGGCACCCCCTGGCCGTCGATCCGCTCTACGGCGGTGGCCAGTCCCTCCTGCTGTCGCACTACAAGATAGACTATCGGCCCAACCGGCGCCGCCCGGAGCACCCGTTGATCGCCCGGCTGACCCTGCACGCTGCCCGCATCACCTTTGAGCACCCGGCGACCGGACAACCGCTGACACTGGCGGCGCCTTGGCCGAAAGACCTGCGCGCGGCCGTCACGCAGCTCAGTCGCTTGCTCTGA
- a CDS encoding diadenylate cyclase has translation MSDMLRSLYYRLNSGAYDLPAVLVEVLLIGLCVNWCAGVLQGTRGTRPLRGVLIILVGTTLVVRILTAQFEWVRLDLLYSYILYGLAFIALVVFQPELRRAVIRVGDVRLRRSGAPQSHVIAALVKSAGYLSRNRYGAVIAIQRSVDLTGWAENGTLIRAEVSANLLNTIFYPGSPLHDLGVIIRDTRVVAANCQFPSAESDEVDVALGSRHLAAIGMSYETDALVLVVSEETGVISLADNGKLTRYLSLDDLSEELHNRLAGRTGASVIPRTRTWTSDAWRVARRLLVVVPLTAVIWYVADQATFASDTCQVELRVRSEDPATEVEVNGPPTIFDATFTGPGRAIDRLRIATLKQPLGVTYVLPKAYQPRPAPYTVNTREDIRTIVESSRQVRERGLAVTNVGLSTLTFSVHARASLSLPVDVKVEGSAVRVALERATPPRVDVDVRRDDLKTLEGQGAVYAVLGRQLEGLAPGDVRTFSGVSLVPPVGLKGVAVFTPDKVDVTIRVVAQPKLVRNVVVGLFVSPDVAEHYDVLKTDLNEWRTDVEVQGDEAVFQSLGTLTIRAIVLVTADLLPPPSETPEQQFRTLPVVFLTPKGVSVVSSRSVQVTLVPRIGRGP, from the coding sequence ATGAGCGACATGCTGCGCAGCCTGTACTACCGCCTGAACAGCGGCGCCTACGACCTGCCCGCCGTGCTGGTCGAGGTGCTGCTGATCGGCCTGTGCGTGAACTGGTGCGCGGGCGTGCTCCAGGGCACGCGCGGCACGCGCCCGCTGCGCGGCGTGCTCATCATCCTCGTCGGCACCACGCTCGTCGTCCGTATCCTCACCGCCCAGTTCGAGTGGGTCCGGCTGGACCTACTGTACAGCTACATTCTGTACGGCCTCGCGTTCATCGCACTGGTGGTGTTTCAGCCCGAACTGCGCCGCGCGGTGATTCGCGTCGGCGACGTGCGCCTGCGCCGCAGCGGCGCCCCGCAGTCGCACGTGATCGCCGCTCTGGTCAAGTCGGCCGGCTACCTGTCCCGCAATCGCTATGGTGCCGTGATCGCGATCCAGCGCAGCGTCGATCTCACCGGCTGGGCCGAGAACGGCACGCTCATCCGCGCCGAGGTCTCCGCCAACCTGCTTAACACGATCTTCTACCCCGGCTCCCCCTTGCACGACCTGGGCGTCATCATCCGCGACACCCGCGTTGTCGCGGCGAACTGCCAGTTCCCGTCCGCCGAGAGCGACGAGGTCGACGTCGCGCTCGGCAGCCGCCATCTCGCCGCGATTGGCATGAGCTACGAGACTGATGCGCTCGTGCTGGTCGTGTCGGAGGAGACCGGCGTGATCTCGCTGGCGGACAACGGCAAGCTGACGCGCTACCTGTCGCTGGATGACCTTTCCGAGGAACTCCACAACCGGCTGGCCGGCCGCACGGGCGCGTCCGTCATCCCGCGCACCCGCACTTGGACCTCCGATGCATGGCGCGTGGCCCGCCGCCTGCTGGTCGTGGTGCCGCTCACCGCGGTCATCTGGTACGTCGCCGATCAGGCTACCTTTGCCTCCGACACGTGCCAGGTCGAGCTCCGCGTGCGCAGTGAGGACCCCGCCACCGAGGTCGAGGTGAACGGTCCGCCGACGATCTTCGACGCCACGTTCACCGGCCCGGGCCGGGCCATCGACCGTTTGCGCATCGCAACGCTGAAGCAGCCGCTCGGCGTGACCTACGTGCTGCCGAAGGCCTACCAGCCGCGCCCCGCCCCGTACACGGTCAACACCCGCGAGGACATCCGCACGATCGTCGAGAGTTCGCGCCAGGTCCGCGAACGTGGGCTGGCCGTCACGAACGTGGGGTTGTCGACGCTGACGTTCAGCGTCCACGCGCGCGCCTCCCTGTCGCTGCCGGTCGACGTGAAGGTCGAAGGCAGCGCCGTCCGCGTGGCCCTCGAACGCGCCACGCCGCCACGCGTCGACGTCGATGTGCGCCGCGATGATCTCAAGACACTGGAGGGCCAGGGCGCCGTGTACGCGGTTCTCGGTCGCCAGCTCGAGGGCCTTGCGCCCGGCGACGTGCGCACCTTTAGCGGCGTGTCGCTCGTGCCGCCGGTCGGCCTCAAAGGCGTCGCGGTGTTCACGCCGGACAAGGTGGACGTCACGATCCGTGTCGTCGCGCAGCCCAAGCTGGTGCGCAACGTCGTCGTCGGCCTCTTTGTGAGCCCGGACGTCGCGGAGCACTACGACGTTCTCAAGACGGACCTGAACGAATGGCGCACCGACGTCGAGGTCCAGGGCGACGAGGCGGTCTTCCAGTCGCTCGGCACACTCACCATCCGGGCCATCGTGCTGGTCACGGCCGACCTGTTGCCGCCGCCCAGCGAGACGCCTGAACAGCAGTTTCGCACGCTGCCCGTCGTTTTCCTGACGCCCAAAGGCGTGTCCGTCGTCAGCAGCCGCTCGGTACAGGTGACGCTCGTCCCGCGGATCGGACGGGGGCCTTGA
- a CDS encoding YggS family pyridoxal phosphate-dependent enzyme translates to MTESAWTDRLRDNLAQVRGAIADACQRSGRAPTAVRLIAVTKYVPVSVLRAVVAAGVDDLGESQVQQLTARARECGPQQFDWAGEHRGVPRWHMIGHVQRNKVKALLPHARIIHSLDSQRLADTLEQHAAAIGAEVSVFIEVNIAGEATKEGVTPTEVPGLIAGLARCPHLRLRGLMTMAPFDPDPERARPHFARLRMLRDELQATGVAGPDCVHLSMGMSQDYVVAVEEGATCVRVGSALFAGLPTSDPRAG, encoded by the coding sequence ATGACCGAATCCGCCTGGACCGACCGGCTGCGCGACAATCTCGCCCAAGTCCGCGGCGCGATCGCGGACGCCTGCCAACGCAGCGGGCGCGCGCCGACGGCTGTGCGCCTGATCGCCGTGACCAAATACGTGCCGGTATCCGTGCTGCGCGCCGTCGTGGCGGCGGGGGTGGACGACCTCGGCGAGAGCCAGGTACAGCAGCTCACGGCGCGGGCGCGCGAATGCGGCCCGCAGCAGTTCGACTGGGCGGGCGAGCACCGGGGCGTGCCGCGCTGGCACATGATCGGTCACGTGCAGCGGAACAAGGTCAAGGCTCTGTTGCCGCACGCAAGGATCATCCACTCGCTGGATTCGCAGCGGCTGGCGGACACCCTGGAGCAGCACGCCGCGGCCATTGGGGCGGAGGTCAGCGTGTTTATCGAGGTGAACATCGCCGGGGAGGCCACCAAAGAAGGCGTGACGCCGACAGAGGTGCCGGGGCTGATCGCGGGGTTGGCGCGGTGTCCGCATTTGCGGCTGCGGGGGCTGATGACGATGGCGCCGTTTGACCCCGATCCTGAGCGGGCCCGTCCACACTTCGCGCGGCTGCGGATGCTGCGCGACGAGCTGCAGGCCACCGGGGTGGCGGGCCCGGACTGTGTCCACCTGTCGATGGGCATGAGCCAGGATTACGTGGTGGCGGTCGAGGAGGGGGCGACGTGCGTGCGGGTGGGGTCGGCGTTGTTTGCGGGCCTGCCGACCAGCGACCCGCGTGCCGGGTAG
- a CDS encoding ATP-dependent Clp protease ATP-binding subunit — MPLRRLDADARAVVNLANDIAHEYEMEYVGTEHILLAILRHDDNVGARALHKLGVDEDKVRAAIDDIVQRAKEDTWVFGRLPGSPHYRNVIERAMEVAEQLESQSIGSAHLLLALYHDKESTAQRTLTGLGVTLKKCRDQVLRELAAG; from the coding sequence ATGCCCCTGCGACGTTTGGACGCGGATGCCCGCGCGGTAGTCAATCTGGCGAATGACATCGCCCACGAGTACGAGATGGAGTACGTGGGCACCGAGCACATTCTGCTCGCGATTCTGCGGCACGATGACAACGTGGGGGCGCGGGCGCTGCACAAGCTGGGCGTCGACGAGGACAAGGTCCGCGCCGCCATCGACGATATCGTCCAGCGCGCCAAGGAAGACACGTGGGTCTTCGGCCGGCTGCCGGGCAGCCCGCACTACCGCAACGTCATCGAACGGGCGATGGAAGTCGCCGAACAGCTCGAATCGCAGTCGATCGGCAGCGCCCATCTGCTGCTCGCCCTCTACCACGACAAGGAGAGCACCGCCCAGCGCACCCTCACCGGGCTGGGCGTGACTCTGAAGAAATGCCGGGACCAAGTGCTGCGTGAGCTGGCCGCCGGCTAG
- a CDS encoding type II secretion system F family protein, giving the protein MLPTIIYILVVCFVVAVGLLGAWLQIRRMRIRPVVQTLASIVAQNLPLPAALRAAARSERGSLARIYTRLATRLDVGDSLSAALRSTLLTCPGEMIGAVQGAERGGTLPSVLQTLAAEARRKGGRPTSGQHTLWYFLVLAVVAPAVVTFVMVVVVPKLHEIFLDFGAPLPAVTLSLVDLARAGAERWYLLLAIAGAALLALVQMAIGRFFIVRVAGRAQALYLLWDTLVWSLPFARQVVRSRALARQLPLLAAGVRAGHDLPAAARQATCIPVNWHARRRLACWAEALEQGADPLAAARRIGFPAPVLRVLTAAQQGTDLVAGLDYLAVYYQALWHHWERVALSGLGPLLVLFWAAFVLYITTALLLPLQALLDSVMDTIY; this is encoded by the coding sequence ATGCTGCCGACCATCATCTACATCCTGGTCGTGTGCTTCGTGGTCGCCGTCGGCCTGTTGGGTGCCTGGCTCCAGATTCGACGCATGCGCATCCGACCCGTCGTCCAGACGCTGGCCAGCATTGTCGCTCAGAACCTGCCGCTGCCCGCCGCGTTGCGGGCCGCCGCCCGCAGCGAACGCGGGTCGCTCGCCCGCATCTACACGCGTCTCGCGACGCGGCTGGATGTCGGCGACAGCCTCAGCGCCGCCCTGCGCAGTACATTGCTGACCTGCCCGGGCGAGATGATCGGCGCCGTGCAGGGCGCCGAGCGCGGCGGCACGTTGCCGAGCGTGCTCCAGACCCTGGCGGCCGAAGCCCGCCGCAAGGGCGGGCGCCCGACGTCTGGCCAGCACACCTTGTGGTATTTCCTGGTCCTCGCCGTCGTCGCGCCCGCCGTCGTGACGTTCGTCATGGTGGTAGTCGTGCCGAAGCTCCACGAGATCTTCCTCGACTTCGGGGCGCCGCTGCCGGCGGTGACACTGAGCCTGGTCGACCTGGCCCGCGCGGGGGCGGAGCGGTGGTACCTGCTGCTCGCGATCGCCGGGGCGGCGCTGTTGGCGCTCGTCCAGATGGCGATCGGGCGTTTCTTCATCGTCCGCGTTGCGGGGCGCGCGCAGGCACTGTACCTGCTTTGGGACACGCTGGTCTGGAGCCTGCCGTTCGCGCGCCAGGTGGTGCGCAGCCGGGCCCTCGCGCGTCAACTGCCGCTGCTCGCGGCCGGCGTTCGGGCGGGCCACGATCTGCCCGCCGCGGCGCGGCAGGCGACGTGCATCCCGGTGAACTGGCACGCCCGCCGCCGACTGGCATGCTGGGCCGAGGCGCTCGAGCAGGGCGCGGACCCCCTGGCCGCGGCCCGGCGGATCGGCTTCCCGGCCCCGGTCCTCCGCGTGCTGACCGCGGCCCAGCAGGGTACCGACCTGGTTGCCGGCCTCGACTACCTGGCCGTTTACTACCAGGCTCTCTGGCATCACTGGGAGCGCGTCGCGCTGTCGGGGCTCGGCCCATTGCTGGTGCTGTTCTGGGCGGCGTTCGTGCTCTACATCACGACCGCGCTATTGCTGCCGCTGCAGGCCCTGCTCGACTCCGTCATGGACACGATCTACTGA